The following coding sequences lie in one Bacillota bacterium genomic window:
- a CDS encoding transposase: protein MANNILQPKYTSTGSVYQLVIPMDIGELIPEDDSVRLLSAVLERIDYGKLHAAYSRLGRIERSPESLFKILVYGYMNGIYSSRELERACRRDVNFMYLFGRASAPDHATIARFRS, encoded by the coding sequence ATGGCAAACAATATCTTACAACCAAAGTATACATCAACCGGGAGTGTATATCAACTGGTAATACCCATGGATATCGGTGAACTAATCCCGGAGGACGATTCAGTGAGGCTACTCAGCGCAGTGCTTGAAAGGATTGATTATGGTAAATTACACGCTGCGTACTCCCGGCTAGGGAGAATCGAGAGATCGCCAGAAAGTCTATTTAAAATACTGGTATATGGATACATGAACGGCATTTATTCAAGCCGTGAGCTAGAGCGAGCCTGCCGCCGAGATGTTAACTTCATGTATCTCTTTGGCCGAGCGTCGGCACCCGATCACGCCACCATCGCTCGTTTTCGCAGTG